In bacterium, the sequence TATTTTAAGGTCATACTTTTTATAATAAATATATTTTTGCCTATTTTTATTGAGGTTTTAAGCAATTTGAGCTATGGTAACATTAAAGTAGAAGTGACTGTTCAATAATTAATGTTCAATCTGAGAGATGAAAAAACGACTCCGCAAAAAGAAGCACTACAGTGAATTCACGGAGTGGGGACGACAGCTCGTCATCACCCGGAATCGGAAAGACGGATTTGATGAGTTCCTCGACGCCTTCATCGAGGAAGCCGTCGAAGCAAACGGTTGTTACTGTGGTGGTGGCGGGAAAGATGACAAGCTCGATGTTGTCGTGGAACTTGGTCGTCGTAGCTCTGATCCCGATGCCAAGCTGAAACGAATCACTGCCTGGCTTGACGCCCGTCCCGACGTAGACGGATGGAAGACAGGGGATGAATTCGACATTTGGCACGGGAACTTCGACGACATCGAAGAAAAGATCGAACAAGATGAATCCACGGTATTTGTCGCTAACGCGCCAAAACCGTGATTCACGCAGAACCAAGGATTTTCTATCAGCTTTCTGCGCCCATGTTTCTGACTCTTTGACTATTGTCCTATTAAATATTTCAGTTCCTTATATGTTCAAAAAGTTGTTTATCTAATATATTGGATAGTAGTTCAATATATTGGGAGAAAGCCCGATGCGAAAGAATATATTAGTTACCACAAATGCGCAGAAGGTGTTGCATTTTCTTATAGACCACCCGATTCGGGATTTTCTTGAAAGCGAGATTCAAAAAGCAACCAAAATCAGCAAATCAGGAGTTAACTATGCACTCCGCGAACTAGTCACTACAGATTTTCTTTTCAGGACTAAACGTGGGAAAGCTTTCTTTTATACACTCAATCATAAAAACATTGTTGTTAAACAACTCAAAGTAATAGAAACAATAGATCAGATTAGTGGTATCCTGAAAAAATTAAAGCTGCTGTCCTCCAAAATAGTACTTTTTGGCAGTTCAAGCTCCGGACAGCGATATAGATTTATTAATCATTAGTCGTAATAAAGAGCATATAATTCAACAAATCAAGAGCCATCGAAACAAGAGAAATATCCAGAGCATAGTCTATTCTAATCTGAATTTTATTGAAAAGAAAAAGACAGATCCGATTTTCTACGAACAGGCAAATAAAGGAATTGTCTTATGGGAAGAGGAGAGCCATGAGCTTTAAGGAATGTTATGTCTGTCCTAAAAACTTGTAGACTGGTCTACCAACACTGCAACGCATAAAAAAGAGATAAACTTGCTATTTGTAGACTATTTTATGTTTTTGTCTACCTAATTAATATTT encodes:
- a CDS encoding YggL family protein, which translates into the protein MKKRLRKKKHYSEFTEWGRQLVITRNRKDGFDEFLDAFIEEAVEANGCYCGGGGKDDKLDVVVELGRRSSDPDAKLKRITAWLDARPDVDGWKTGDEFDIWHGNFDDIEEKIEQDESTVFVANAPKP